One window of Papaver somniferum cultivar HN1 chromosome 9, ASM357369v1, whole genome shotgun sequence genomic DNA carries:
- the LOC113313966 gene encoding cytochrome b-c1 complex subunit 9-like yields MESILKKPSPKTGGFYESAYKLFMRRNSVYVTVIILGAFAGERAVDYGVKTLWENNNKGKRYEDISVLGQRPVEE; encoded by the exons ATGGAAAGCATCTTGAAGAAACCATCTCCAAAAACTGGAGGCTTCTATGAATCTGCATATAAACTGTTTATGCGTCGGAATTCTGTATACGTAACTGTGATTATACTTGGTGCTTTTGCTGGTGAAAGG GCAGTTGATTATGGAGTGAAGACGCTCTGGGAAAACAACAACAAAGGG AAGCGCTACGAGGATATTTCCGTCCTGGGACAAAGACCTGTTGAAGAATGA